From a single Drosophila sulfurigaster albostrigata strain 15112-1811.04 chromosome 3, ASM2355843v2, whole genome shotgun sequence genomic region:
- the LOC133845973 gene encoding uncharacterized protein LOC133845973, translating to MAEEINIKSGKAADAAKKKSDISTYTKKTVLEFLQQNGCTHANLETVARARRGNTQKIIDFFCQSYANAEKDVNQYCNSVSLNNINHWLELLNKSELSNICEYESAAVLNVIRRNEPQPEPEQLEGIDMSEAYTFLENALTGQPQKKLSEATEKFIAREIELLIAEANTEESDSLARDIGQQLSTRQDYNYEAEPHRCSLDPLFLNAKEP from the exons ATGGCTGaagaaataaacattaaaagcGGCAaagctgctgatgctgcaaaaaagaaatccGATATATCAACTTATACAAAGAAAACAGTGCTCGAGTTTCTCCAGCAAAATGGCTGCACTCACGCCAACCTGGAGACGGTGGCACGTGCACGTCGTGGTAATACCCAAAAAATAATTG ATTTCTTTTGCCAGAGCTACGCGAATGCCGAGAAGGATGTGAATCAATACTGTAACTCAGTGAGTCTCAACAACATCAATCATTGGCTGGAGTTGTTGAACAAATCGGAATTGTCAAATATCTGTGAATACGAATCCGCCGCAGTCCTGAATGTCATACGGCGTAATGAGCCGCAACCGGAGCCGGAACAACTGGAAGGCATCGATATGAG TGAGGCTTATACATTTCTGGAGAATGCTTTAACCGGACAGCCCCAAAAGAAGTTGAGCGAGGCAACCGAAAAGTTTATTGCACGCGAAATTGAG TTGCTTATTGCCGAGGCTAATACCGAGGAGTCGGACTCTTTGGCACGAGATATTGGACAACAATTGTCCACTCGCCAGGATTATAACTATGAGGCGGAACCACATCGATGTAGTTTAGATCCATTGTTTTTGAATGCCAAAGAGCCAtag
- the LOC133845970 gene encoding caspase Dronc, whose translation MAMEVEPERELGMQQKHRKHIESNIPQLINCTDYKALMNETVACGLLSLTMRDNIELLNGEAYNMSAVDLQHEQHRKYFEKITKRGPHAYEALKQVFKRLRLMDALRILESVDDSNGDDFISLSNNNQQRNSHLSQIVNNNNNADIVDNRLKPTDPSLILQPYTQPLTGQTRVVIKSDRIYTDKLPVYKMQSQHNRGVLLIVNIIDFLNVKRKRKGAEGDGTSLIHVFREFGFTVFNYDNLNQKEFFSTLQKLTESEYVQRTECFVLVLMTHGMRLNEKDRVEFKDGSICKVSKIIDHFQADKCPHLHDKPKVLIFPFCRGEQPDAGRHVQLIPQPQIDTDSISSTNINVPTLNNLLVAYASIPGYETHRDEKTGSWYIQKLCDIFAEKAHNTCLEDMLKLIQDTVGNMRTREGNLQTAQYENNGFSKKLYFNPGFYLGKNDTAN comes from the exons ATGGCTATGGAGGTGGAGCCAGAACGAGAACTTGGCATGCAGCAAAAGCATCGCAAACACATCGAATCGAACATCCCGCAGCTGATCAATTGCACAGACTACAAGGCGTTGATGAATGAAACTGTCGCCTGTGGCCTCCTCAGTTTAACCATGCGTGACAACATCGAGCTGCTCAATGGCGAGGCATACAACATGTCCGCTGTGGATTTGCAGCACGAACAGCATCGCAAGTACTTCGAGAAGATCACGAAACGTGGTCCACATGCCTACGAAGCGCTGAAGCAAGTCTTTAAGCGGCTGAGACTCATGGATGCGTTGCGCATACTCGAGTCGGTGGATGACTCCAATGGTGATGACTTCATCTCGCTAAGTAATAACAACCAGCAGCGTAACTCGCACTTAAGTCAGATcgttaacaacaataacaacgcgGACATTGTGGACAATCGACTG AAACCCACGGATCCCAGTTTGATCTTGCAGCCGTATACGCAACCGTTGACGGGTCAAACTCGCGTCGTGATCAAATCGGATCGAATTTACACAGATAAGCTGCCCGTCTACAAAATGCAATCGCAACACAATCGCGGTGTCCTGCTCATTGTGAACATCATTGATTTCCTGAATGTCAAAAGAAAGCGGAAAGGTGCCGAGGGCGATGGCACGTCATTGATACATGTGTTCCGTGAGTTTGGCTTCACCGTCTTCAATTATGACAACCTCAATCAGAAGGAGTTCTTCAGCACACTGCAGAAACTCACCGAATCCGAGTATGTGCAACGTACCGAGTGCTTTGTCCTTGTGCTCATGACCCACGGCATGCGATTGAATGAAAAGGATCGCGTAGAGTTCAAGGATGGATCCATCTGTAAAGTGTCCAAGATCATCGACCATTTCCAGGCGGACAAGTGCCCACACCTACACGACAAACCCAAGGTGCTAATATTTCCCTTTTGTCGCGGAGAACAACCCGATGCGGGTCGCCATGTGCAGCTGATACCGCAGCCACAAATAGATACtgacagcatcagcagcacaaACATCAATGTTCCCACTCTCAACAATCTGCTCGTTGCCTACGCTAGCATCCCGGGTTATGAGACGCATCGGGATGAAAAAACCGGCAGTTGGTATATACAGAAGTTGTGTGATATTTTTGCTGAAAAGGCGCACAACACTTGCTTGGAGGATATGCTGAAGTTGATCCAAGATACGGTGGGCAACATGCGGACCAGAGAAGGCAATCTGCAGACGGCGCAATACGAGAACAACGGCTTCAGCAAGAAGCTGTACTTCAATCCCGGTTTCTACCTCGGAAAAAACGACACTGCCAACTGA
- the LOC133845972 gene encoding uncharacterized protein LOC133845972, with amino-acid sequence MQEFSAKRDALFACLDDASKELKGTALDQSRAKPYTIKGSKQVMHYRQGRSIEQGNDGGDDDENLRRLVGKESIFKKPEMPLARCLKPRKTPDYQVNPHKWKKYSLSDVDISDQTNSAAALSFLREMDAQRDREAVEEDDGDNEAGKGHKIEFKKKSKLNRNLKQLRDTEVEDVEMDKPQLRGSKVLMPEYVIGQKTSKKSKKPQSSSQNRAAGKLQLSHLEEIDEDDE; translated from the coding sequence atgcaagaATTTAGTGCAAAGCGTGATGCACTTTTTGCCTGCCTAGATGATGCAAGTAAGGAACTGAAGGGCACAGCTCTCGACCAGAGTCGAGCCAAGCCATACACTATAAAAGGCAGTAAACAGGTGATGCACTATCGCCAGGGACGCAGCATTGAACAGGGCAACGACGgcggcgatgatgatgagaatcTGCGTCGCCTCGTCGGCAAGGAGAGCATTTTCAAGAAGCCCGAGATGCCGCTGGCACGTTGCTTGAAGCCGCGCAAGACACCCGACTACCAGGTGAATCCGCACAAGTGGAAGAAATACTCGCTCTCTGATGTGGACATCTCGGATCAAACGAACTCGGCAGCAGCTTTATCCTTTCTGCGGGAAATGGATGCACAGCGTGATCGTGAGGCGGTGGAGGAGGATGACGGAGACAACGAGGCGGGAAAGGGTCACAAAATTGAGTTCAAGAAGAAGAGCAAGTTGAATCGCAATCTCAAACAGTTGAGAGACACTGAAGTGGAAGATGTGGAGATGGACAAGCCACAACTGCGCGGCTCCAAGGTGCTGATGCCCGAGTATGTGATTGGACAGAAGACGAGCAAAAAGTCCAAGAAACCACAGAGCAGCAGTCAAAATCGCGCAGCgggcaaattgcaattatcgCATCTAGAAGAGattgatgaagatgatgagtAA
- the LOC133845975 gene encoding small integral membrane protein 13, translating into MSLQTALTFIFTIITSVSIVAAIILLGWFLIWKAFLSKFRLVRELLGQEEPEDQPLHVGEQNQNVRARKARRD; encoded by the exons ATGTCCTTGCAAACAGCCCTGACATTTATATTCACTATAATCACTTCCGTTAGCATTGTAGCTGCGATTATTTTGTTGG GCTGGTTTCTCATTTGGAAGGCATTTCTGTCGAAATTTCGTCTGGTTCGTGAGCTGCTGGGTCAAGAGGAGCCGGAGGATCAACCATTACACGTTGGCGAACAAAATCAAAACGTTCGAGCACGCAAAGCACGACGCGACTAA
- the LOC133845974 gene encoding N-alpha-acetyltransferase daf-31, protein MNIRCAKPEDLMTMQHCNLLCLPENYQMKYYFYHGLTWPQLSYVAEDDKGGIVGYVLAKMEEPEPGEESKHGHITSLAVKRSYRRLGLAQKLMNQASQAMVECFNAQYVSLHVRKSNRAALNLYTNSLKFKIIEVEPKYYADGEDAYAMRRDLREFADDDNKGQNKDGEEGEKHTHRGTSGTHNHSGHDGHCC, encoded by the coding sequence ATGAACATACGCTGCGCCAAACCCGAGGACCTTATGACAATGCAGCACTGCAATCTGCTGTGTTTGCCTGAGAACtatcaaatgaaatactaCTTTTATCACGGCTTGACTTGGCCCCAATTGAGCTATGTGGCCGAGGACGATAAGGGTGGCATTGTCGGTTATGTGCTGGCCAAAATGGAGGAACCCGAGCCCGGTGAGGAGAGCAAACATGGACACATTACATCGCTGGCGGTCAAGCGTTCCTATCGTCGTCTCGGTCTCGCCCAGAAACTGATGAATCAGGCCTCCCAAGCCATGGTCGAGTGCTTCAATGCCCAGTACGTCTCGTTGCACGTACGCAAAAGCAATCGCGCTGCCCTCAATCTTTACACCAACTCGCTGAAGTTCAAGATCATCGAGGTGGAGCCCAAGTACTATGCGGATGGTGAAGATGCTTATGCCATGCGTCGCGATCTGCGGGAGTTTGCTGACGATGACAACAAGGGGCAGAACAAGGATGGCGAGGAGGGcgagaagcacacacacagaggcaccTCTGGCACTCACAATCACAGTGGTCATGATGGTCATTGCTGCTGA